One genomic region from Myxococcales bacterium encodes:
- a CDS encoding serine/threonine protein kinase, whose product MDLPDTIGRYEVEELLGQGGMGRVLLARDPVLGRRVAIKIMRDDLGIPPEVKDAVVARMRQEARAAAAVSHPNLVTLHDMGEEEPVGLYLVLEYVEGPTLRQALEEASPDNKTPSLRLRLGASGEDVPEAGALAPGEVVRIAREVAGALDRAHAAGVIHRDVKPDNILLSPTGAKITDFGIARVPDSTLTLQSTVMGTPAYSAPESLSAGDFSKRSDQFSLACTLYEALTGRRAFPGDEPLAVATKVATEDPAPIRSVGGTLDRASQVLLRGMAKDPARRYGTAAELAEALADALAPVVVAHRAEPPAAITTPQSAVHVLTAGRRRRSGLTTLAAFVFGGLTAIGAWFLVQAPGHRERAAPELARAEVPSPSTASAIVDAAPVVATAPKPSASVRPPRPRVAPPPELVQLAKGDAGTPNGTDEEDSGPY is encoded by the coding sequence GTGGACCTGCCCGACACCATCGGTCGCTACGAAGTCGAGGAGCTGCTCGGTCAGGGCGGCATGGGCCGCGTCCTCCTAGCTCGCGACCCCGTGCTTGGGCGCCGCGTCGCCATCAAGATTATGCGCGACGACCTCGGCATTCCGCCGGAGGTCAAGGACGCAGTCGTGGCCCGCATGCGCCAGGAGGCGCGGGCCGCCGCGGCAGTCAGTCACCCGAACCTCGTGACGCTCCACGACATGGGCGAAGAGGAACCCGTCGGGCTCTACCTCGTGCTGGAGTACGTCGAGGGCCCGACCTTGCGGCAGGCGCTCGAGGAGGCGTCGCCGGACAACAAGACGCCGAGCCTGCGCTTGCGGCTTGGCGCCAGCGGCGAAGACGTGCCCGAAGCGGGCGCCCTCGCGCCCGGCGAGGTCGTTCGCATCGCGCGGGAAGTCGCCGGTGCCCTCGACCGAGCCCACGCGGCGGGGGTCATTCACCGCGACGTGAAGCCAGACAACATTTTGCTCTCGCCGACGGGCGCCAAGATCACCGACTTCGGCATCGCCCGAGTGCCTGACTCCACGCTCACGCTCCAGAGCACGGTCATGGGAACGCCCGCGTACAGCGCGCCCGAGTCGCTCTCGGCCGGTGACTTCAGCAAGCGCTCCGATCAGTTTTCCCTGGCGTGCACGCTCTATGAAGCACTCACGGGCCGGCGCGCCTTCCCTGGTGATGAACCTTTGGCAGTCGCCACCAAGGTCGCGACGGAAGATCCGGCGCCCATTCGCAGCGTCGGCGGCACGCTCGACCGCGCCTCGCAGGTCCTCTTGCGCGGCATGGCGAAGGATCCGGCGCGCCGCTACGGCACGGCCGCCGAGCTTGCGGAAGCGCTCGCCGACGCGCTCGCGCCGGTGGTCGTCGCTCATCGGGCCGAACCGCCTGCCGCTATCACGACGCCGCAGAGCGCCGTGCATGTGCTTACCGCCGGCCGCCGGCGACGCTCAGGCCTGACCACGCTCGCGGCCTTCGTCTTTGGCGGCCTGACGGCCATCGGCGCATGGTTTCTCGTGCAGGCGCCGGGCCATCGAGAGCGGGCGGCGCCGGAGCTCGCGAGAGCCGAGGTCCCCTCGCCGTCAACGGCCAGCGCCATCGTCGACGCGGCGCCCGTTGTGGCGACGGCACCGAAGCCGAGCGCGTCTGTGCGGCCGCCGCGGCCGCGTGTCGCGCCGCCCCCCGAGCTCGTGCAGCTCGCAAAGGGAGACGCCGGCACCCCCAACGGCACCGACGAGGAAGACTCAGGCCCGTACTAG
- a CDS encoding pyruvate dehydrogenase complex E1 component subunit beta, whose translation MRKRAQTRTHRSSNAPPTTAPSRLEETRMRELRFREALREAMAEEMEKDDRVFLMGEEVGHYQGAYKVSEGLLERFGPRRVIDTPIAEGGFAGVGIGAAMVGLRPIIEFMTWNFSAIAFDQILNNAAKIRQMSGGQFNCPIVFRGPTASAPQVGRQHSQALEHFYTHVPGLKVIAPAFPADAKGLMKAAIRDDNPVLVMESETLYSLKGAVPDDQDALPLGVANVVRQGRDVTILTYSRMTHVSLEAAALLEKEGISVEVVDLRSLRPLDEGTIVQSVEKTHRCVVVHEGWPYGGVGAELVDRVQRLAFDALDAPVLRVATLDVPMPYNKDLEQLCMPQPARVADAVRRVVRRGLPS comes from the coding sequence TTGCGGAAGAGAGCCCAGACCCGGACGCATCGCTCCTCGAACGCACCACCTACGACGGCCCCTTCGCGGCTTGAGGAGACACGCATGAGAGAGCTTAGATTTCGCGAAGCCTTGCGAGAGGCCATGGCCGAAGAGATGGAGAAGGACGATCGCGTCTTTCTCATGGGCGAAGAGGTCGGCCACTACCAGGGCGCCTACAAAGTCTCCGAGGGCCTCTTGGAGCGCTTTGGTCCGCGCCGCGTCATCGATACGCCGATCGCCGAAGGCGGCTTCGCCGGTGTCGGCATCGGAGCCGCCATGGTCGGCCTCCGGCCCATCATCGAGTTTATGACCTGGAATTTCTCGGCCATCGCCTTCGATCAGATCTTGAACAACGCCGCCAAGATCCGGCAGATGTCTGGCGGCCAGTTCAATTGCCCCATCGTGTTCCGCGGGCCCACCGCGAGCGCGCCCCAGGTCGGCCGTCAGCACAGCCAAGCGCTGGAGCACTTCTACACGCACGTGCCAGGCCTCAAGGTCATCGCGCCAGCGTTTCCCGCGGACGCGAAGGGCCTGATGAAGGCCGCCATTCGCGACGACAACCCGGTGCTCGTGATGGAGTCGGAGACGCTCTATTCGTTGAAGGGCGCCGTCCCCGACGACCAAGACGCGCTGCCGCTCGGCGTCGCGAACGTCGTGCGACAAGGCCGCGACGTCACGATCCTGACCTACTCGCGCATGACCCATGTCTCGCTCGAGGCGGCGGCGCTCTTGGAGAAGGAGGGAATCTCGGTCGAGGTCGTCGACCTTCGCTCGCTCCGCCCCCTCGACGAGGGGACCATCGTGCAGTCGGTGGAGAAGACCCATCGCTGCGTGGTGGTTCACGAGGGCTGGCCCTACGGTGGCGTCGGCGCTGAGCTCGTCGACCGCGTGCAACGGCTCGCCTTCGACGCCCTCGACGCCCCCGTCTTGCGGGTCGCAACGCTCGACGTGCCGATGCCCTACAACAAGGACCTCGAGCAACTCTGCATGCCGCAACCGGCGCGCGTCGCCGATGCCGTGAGGCGCGTCGTCCGCCGCGGCCTCCCCTCCTGA
- the pdhA gene encoding pyruvate dehydrogenase (acetyl-transferring) E1 component subunit alpha codes for MRTESTSTASSGAASGSPNTGTSAHLTVLYRQMFLIRRLEEESARAYAQGKIGGFLHLYIGQESVAVGAIAALQKDDYVITTYRDHGVAIAKGMAAGPMMAELYGKATGCSHGLGGSMHLFDKEHHMLGGHGIVGGHIPLGVGAAFASKYRNDGRVALCFYGDGAVSIQGFHEGVSLAAVWKLPIVFICENNQYSMGTPLSRTMSVEDSSQKALGYGLPRDRFFADDVLEVEERIRVAVERARKESMPTIVELRTYRFRGHSMSDPGKYRTAEELDEKKRRDPVPRARAKLLELGADEGKLKVLEDEVEAEVQAALKFAEESPDPDASLLERTTYDGPFAA; via the coding sequence ATGCGGACCGAATCAACCTCCACCGCCTCGTCGGGCGCCGCCTCCGGCTCGCCCAACACCGGCACCAGCGCGCATCTGACGGTCCTCTATCGACAGATGTTCCTCATCAGACGCCTCGAAGAGGAGTCGGCCCGCGCCTATGCGCAGGGGAAGATTGGAGGGTTCCTTCACCTCTACATCGGCCAGGAGTCGGTGGCCGTCGGCGCGATCGCGGCCCTGCAGAAGGACGACTACGTCATCACGACGTACCGTGATCACGGCGTGGCCATCGCCAAGGGCATGGCCGCCGGTCCGATGATGGCGGAGCTCTACGGCAAAGCCACCGGGTGCTCTCACGGCCTCGGCGGGTCGATGCACCTCTTCGACAAAGAGCACCACATGCTCGGGGGGCACGGCATCGTCGGCGGCCACATCCCGCTCGGCGTGGGCGCCGCCTTCGCTTCGAAGTACCGCAACGACGGTCGCGTAGCCTTGTGCTTCTACGGCGACGGCGCCGTCTCGATTCAAGGCTTCCACGAGGGCGTCTCGCTGGCCGCCGTTTGGAAGCTGCCCATCGTGTTCATCTGCGAGAACAACCAGTACTCCATGGGGACGCCGCTCTCACGAACCATGAGCGTCGAAGACTCGTCGCAGAAGGCGCTCGGCTACGGACTGCCGCGCGATCGCTTTTTTGCCGACGACGTGCTCGAGGTCGAAGAGCGCATCCGCGTCGCCGTCGAGCGCGCCCGCAAGGAGTCGATGCCAACCATCGTCGAGCTCCGGACGTATCGCTTCCGCGGTCACTCGATGAGCGATCCCGGCAAGTACCGCACGGCGGAGGAGCTCGACGAGAAGAAGCGACGCGACCCGGTGCCTCGCGCGCGAGCCAAGCTCCTCGAGCTCGGCGCCGACGAAGGCAAGCTCAAGGTGCTGGAGGACGAAGTCGAGGCCGAGGTGCAGGCGGCCTTGAAGTTTGCGGAAGAGAGCCCAGACCCGGACGCATCGCTCCTCGAACGCACCACCTACGACGGCCCCTTCGCGGCTTGA
- a CDS encoding 2-oxo acid dehydrogenase subunit E2 — protein sequence MAKIVDMPKLSPTMEEGLLATWHKKEGDAVAIDDLLAEVETDKATMEFRSFDKGTLLKILVPAGSQVKLGQPVAIVGAAGEDVSALAAKAMSHATPAAPAPAPSPVVAAPAPEAAPMTAAPATTSASTPRVVTTGNILDRTSREPQRAPHASQGAGDGGRGLASPYIRKAARERGIDLTGKTGTGPGGRIALQDLDALATAPRGASQALAVAGDARLAVSALAAPEARPLSMMRKTIARRLTEAKQTVPHFYLTIDVAAGRFAALRDEVNRELAASGASSLGAPEGDKPLKVSLNDLLIKACAVALTRVPECNATFSPEALLIHRRVDISVAVAVPDGLVTPVVRDADKKSLVAVAREVRELAGRARAKKLKPEEMSDGTFSISNLGMFGIDEFSAVINPPEGAILAVGQVREEPVVEGGVVTVGKRMGMTLSCDHRVIDGAVGAAFLAELRALIEHPMRVLVG from the coding sequence ATGGCCAAGATCGTCGACATGCCCAAGCTCTCCCCGACCATGGAGGAGGGCCTGCTCGCCACGTGGCACAAGAAGGAGGGTGACGCCGTCGCCATCGACGACCTCCTCGCCGAGGTCGAGACCGACAAGGCGACGATGGAGTTTCGCTCCTTCGACAAGGGCACGTTGCTCAAGATCCTCGTCCCCGCCGGCTCGCAGGTGAAGCTCGGCCAACCGGTGGCCATCGTCGGCGCGGCCGGCGAAGACGTGTCCGCGCTCGCCGCCAAGGCGATGAGCCACGCGACGCCGGCGGCGCCCGCGCCAGCCCCTTCGCCTGTCGTTGCCGCTCCGGCACCAGAGGCCGCTCCGATGACCGCCGCGCCAGCGACCACGAGCGCGAGCACGCCGCGCGTCGTAACCACGGGCAACATCCTCGATCGCACCTCGCGCGAACCGCAGCGCGCGCCCCACGCGTCGCAGGGCGCCGGCGATGGCGGTCGTGGCCTCGCCTCGCCCTACATTCGCAAGGCGGCGCGCGAGCGAGGCATCGACCTCACGGGCAAGACGGGCACGGGCCCCGGTGGCCGCATCGCGCTCCAAGACCTCGACGCACTGGCCACGGCCCCGCGCGGGGCGAGCCAGGCCCTCGCCGTCGCCGGCGATGCGCGCTTGGCCGTCTCGGCGCTTGCGGCGCCGGAGGCGCGCCCGCTGTCGATGATGCGCAAGACCATCGCGCGGCGGTTGACGGAGGCAAAGCAGACCGTTCCCCACTTCTACTTGACCATCGACGTGGCAGCGGGGCGCTTCGCGGCGCTGCGCGACGAGGTCAATCGAGAGCTCGCGGCGAGCGGCGCCTCCTCGCTCGGCGCGCCGGAAGGCGACAAGCCGCTCAAGGTGAGCCTCAACGACCTGCTCATCAAGGCCTGCGCCGTGGCTCTCACGCGTGTGCCCGAGTGCAACGCGACGTTCTCGCCGGAGGCGCTCTTGATTCACCGACGCGTCGACATCTCCGTCGCCGTCGCCGTCCCCGACGGCCTCGTCACGCCGGTCGTTCGCGACGCCGACAAGAAGAGCCTCGTCGCGGTGGCTCGCGAGGTCCGTGAGCTCGCGGGCCGGGCCCGCGCGAAGAAGCTCAAGCCGGAGGAGATGTCTGACGGAACCTTCTCCATCTCGAACCTCGGGATGTTCGGCATCGACGAGTTCTCCGCCGTCATCAACCCGCCGGAAGGAGCCATCCTCGCCGTCGGTCAGGTGCGCGAGGAGCCCGTCGTCGAGGGCGGCGTCGTCACCGTTGGCAAGCGAATGGGCATGACGCTCTCCTGCGATCACCGTGTCATCGACGGAGCCGTCGGCGCGGCGTTCTTGGCCGAGCTCCGCGCGCTCATCGAGCATCCCATGCGCGTCCTCGTCGGCTGA